Proteins found in one Quercus robur chromosome 2, dhQueRobu3.1, whole genome shotgun sequence genomic segment:
- the LOC126715284 gene encoding auxin-responsive protein IAA1-like, with the protein MPPDTLSDSPESDVTSALTFKDTELTLGIPGEPTRSPAGKFCTKRGFIETVDLNLRTSTSNPHGKAHADEVDDKSDDVVSGACKTPASKTQVVGWPPVRSYRKKALESCKYVKVAVDGAPYLRKVDLETYNSYQELLMALEKMFTCFKIRGNYLDESKVIDPMKEMEYVPTYEDKDGDWMLVGDVPWKMFIESCKRIRLMKSSEAVGLAPRTPPRCTTTT; encoded by the exons ATGCCACCGGACACACTCTCGGATTCGCCGGAGTCTGACGTCACCTCCGCCTTGACCTTCAAGGACACCGAGCTCACCTTAGGAATACCTGGCGAGCCAACTCGTTCACCTGCAGGAAAGTTCTGTACCAAACGTGGATTCATCGAGACCGTCGATCTTAACCTCAGAACATCTACCAGCAACCCACATGGCAAAGCTCATGCTGACGAGGTTGACGACAAGTCTGATGATGTTGTCTCCGGTGCCTGCAAAACCCCAGCTTCCAA GACCCAAGTGGTTGGGTGGCCACCAGTGAGATCGTACAGAAAGAAGGCGTTGGAGAGCTGCAAGTACGTGAAAGTAGCCGTAGATGGAGCACCGTATCTGCGTAAAGTGGACCTGGAGACATACAATAGCTATCAGGAGCTATTGATGGCCTTAGAGAAAATGTTCACTTGCTTCAAAATTCGTG GTAATTATCTGGATGAGAGCAAGGTTATCGATCCAATGAAGGAAATGGAATATGTGCCAACCTACGAAGATAAGGATGGTGACTGGATGTTAGTTGGAGACGTTCCTTGGAA AATGTTCATAGAATCATGCAAGCGTATTCGCTTGATGAAAAGCTCAGAGGCTGTTGGGTTAg CTCCTAGAACTCCTCCAAGATGTACAACCACGACTTGA